CACAATACGCAGATGATAAAACTAGCCGATCATATTGTAGAGCTTGGCGAATTTGGGGGAAGTGGTGGCGGGCGAATCATCTACGAGGGCGATCTAGCGGGACTACAAAAGAGAGATAGCAAGACCGCAAAGGCACTAAACGAAGGCGTGCAAATCAATCAAAATCCGCTTAAATTTAGTGAAGTTTTTGCTATCAAAAACGCCACAAGAAATAACCTAAAAAATGTAAGTGTAGATATACCAAAGGGCGTTTTGGTGGCTATCAGCGGTGTGGCTGGCTCTGGTAAAAGCTCACTTATGGATGAGTTTATGGCGCACTATCCGCAAGCTATCAAGATAGATCAAAAAGCCATAGGTGCTCAAAACCGCTCTACACCGGCAACTTACACGGGCGTGATGGATGAGATACGCAAGCTTTTTGCCAAGGCAAACGGCGTGGATGCGGGCTGGTTTAGCCCAAATTCCAAAGGTGCGTGCAAGGCGTGTAAGGGAAGCGGAGTGATAAGCTATGATATGGCATTTGCCGAGCCTGTCGTGCTTACGTGCGAGGAGTGCGGAGGTAAAAGATATAGCGATGAGGCGCTTAAATTTTGCTATAGCGGGCTAAATATCGAGCAAGCCGTATCTCAAAGCATAGATGAGGCGGTGGAGTTTTTTAACGATAAAAAGATAGCGAGAGCGATTCAAAGGAGCTTTTAAAGCTTTTAAGAAGGCTTGTAGATGCTAAAAACTCAGTCATCATCATAGAGCATAGACTATCTCTCATCGCGTGCGCGGACTTTGTCGTAGATATGGGCGAAGGCGCTGGGAGTGAGGGCGGAGAGGTTGTTTTTGCTGGTACGCCAAATGAGCTTTTAGAGTGCGCGAGGTCAAAAACGGCTAGGTATCTAAAAGAG
This is a stretch of genomic DNA from Campylobacter sp. RM6914. It encodes these proteins:
- a CDS encoding ATP-binding cassette domain-containing protein; the protein is MYGSDADIKVEIRSNNTGRVNRVAYEGVVPRFNRLYLNRDISKLKKSLQDEISALISEQVCDECGGIGLNKNALASRINGLNIAELSRLNANELLRELGRIDDPVGSALSRQICEKLERMIAVGIGYLSLDRRSDTLSGGEAQRVKMVRNLGSSLSNITYIFDEPTAGLHPHDASKIGQILLNLRDNHNNILVIEHNTQMIKLADHIVELGEFGGSGGGRIIYEGDLAGLQKRDSKTAKALNEGVQINQNPLKFSEVFAIKNATRNNLKNVSVDIPKGVLVAISGVAGSGKSSLMDEFMAHYPQAIKIDQKAIGAQNRSTPATYTGVMDEIRKLFAKANGVDAGWFSPNSKGACKACKGSGVISYDMAFAEPVVLTCEECGGKRYSDEALKFCYSGLNIEQAVSQSIDEAVEFFNDKKIARAIQRSF